One Mustelus asterias chromosome 29, sMusAst1.hap1.1, whole genome shotgun sequence DNA segment encodes these proteins:
- the LOC144480401 gene encoding beta-1,3-galactosyl-O-glycosyl-glycoprotein beta-1,6-N-acetylglucosaminyltransferase 3-like — MRRHQNCRLKFALATVIALTGLVFLFIGNFDSCEEDIMVGIWENSEDVSNRRCLDLFYKTLNLFVQKPLCSRIITGDQATVQEALLNSLDVSHQKSPLTEDHYINMTKDCAAFIKERKYLTIPLSKEERNFPIAYSIVIHERIEMFERLLRTIYTPQNVYCIHVDRKAAASYHLAVRAIVSCFHNVFVASKLETVIYASWSRVQADLNCMEELLQSPVQWKYFMNLCGLDFPIKTNAEIVRNLIVLNGKNSMESEVPSAFKTERWLYHHEVKDQISRTEEKKSLPPISTPMFTGNAYFVATREFVRHLFVSPEIQEFLKWAEDTYSPDEHIWATLQRMPTVPGSNPPSNKYQMSDMAAIARMVKWSYMEGDITKDAPYPKCTGAHRRSVCIYGSGDLHWILQQHHLFANKFDSQVDNTALQCLEGYLRYKAIYRKDLM, encoded by the exons ATGAGAAGACATCAAAACTGTCGCCTTAAGTTTGCTTTGGCCACTGTGATTGCACTGACTGGACTTGTATTTTTATTTATTGGTAATTTTGATTCCTGTGAGGAGGATATTATGGTGGGAATTTGGGAAAATTCAGAAGATGTAAGTAACAGAAGGTGCTTGGATTTGTTTTACAAAACCctaaatctgtttgttcaaaaACCGCTGTGTTCCCGGATTATTACGGGAGATCAGGCAACCGTTCAAGAAGCACTTTTAAACTCTCTGGATGTGTCACATCAAAAATCTCCTTTGACAGAAGACCATTATATTAATATGACGAAGGACTGCGCTGCATTTATAAAGGAGCGCAAATATCTAACCATCCCACTCAGCAAAGAGGAGAGGAATTTCCCCATCGCCTATTCTATTGTGATTCATGAGAGGATTGAAATGTTTGAAAGACTCCTACGGACCATCTACACCCCGCAGAATGTGTACTGCATCCACGTTGATAGGAAAGCGGCAGCTAGTTATCATCTTGCTGTCAGGGCCATTGTGTCTTGTTTCCACAACGTTTTTGTCGCCAGCAAGTTGGAGACTGTGATCTACGCCTCATGGTCCCGGGTCCAGGCTGATCTGAACTGTATGGAAGAGCTACTGCAGAGCCCCGTGCAGTGGAAGTACTTCATGAACCTGTGCGGTTTGGACTTTCCCATTAAAACAAACGCAGAGATTGTCAGAAACCTGATTGTCTTGAATGGGAAGAACAGCATGGAGTCTGAGGTGCCTTCAGCATTCAAAACG GAGCGGTGGCTTTATCATCATGAAGTTAAAGACCAAATAAGCAGAACTGAGGAGAAGAAGAGCTTACCTCCAATAAGTACACCAATGTTCACCGGAAATGCATATTTTGTGGCTACAAGGGAGTTTGTGAGGCATTTGTTTGTAAGTCCTGAGATCCAGGAATTTCTAAAGTGGGCAGAAGATACCTATAGTCCTGATGAGCATATTTGGGCTACTCTGCAGAGAATGCCAACTGTCCCAGGCTCCAACCCCCCCAGTAACAAGTACCAGATGTCAGATATGGCAGCTATTGCCCGCATGGTGAAGTGGTCCTACATGGAGGGCGACATAACTAAAGATGCACCTTATCCAAAGTGTACAGGAGCTCATCGCCGTTCAGTGTGCATCTACGGTTCTGGTGACCTTCACTGGATCCTGCAACAGCATCATCTCTTTGCCAATAAATTTGATTCTCAAGTGGATAACACAGCCCTTCAATGCTTGGAGGGATATCTGAGATATAAAGCAATTTATAGAAAAGACTTGATGTAA